In Phyllopteryx taeniolatus isolate TA_2022b chromosome 8, UOR_Ptae_1.2, whole genome shotgun sequence, one genomic interval encodes:
- the LOC133481953 gene encoding zinc finger protein ZFP2-like, with the protein MVNFEAQATSILEQMANRAVIEMSKVVSDTTQEISLDEDDNSPLSSTDNVVCHVSTFMTLLAQEAAENICQLFHECSSLLRLQLTQGEAELEDLKKRLDVAETAVNMVLTSAHTVIAEEAVFEQEVGRGVCTLEGEEPSGGKSASAVSEDGKVSAIVYVTHKDNEHLAVTQDTLVDQMSCGSAQQGGNLDPDDPDYQEQEDASDTGHMGRARHGVRAGKQCGKNSSKRLQPRVHQAACQRDNFSCSVCGHTFTLRRSLNVHMRQHTGERAHTCDMCGKGFTLRQILLDHQRMHNEERPFKCTQCDKSFYRAHGLKMHQRLHAVRRVRTVERVHRCPFCEKTFNINGNLRRHLRIHTGEKPFRCDTCGKSFNQAVTLKGHQRIHTGERPYACIACGKTFIQKSTLEMHTDAASLACVVCGATADCVEAMRSHLQMHADAVPCACLLCAHWLSTVTELRSHQQHHHTAGGAHDCTICGKTFKSTSYLKIHLKVHSGIKPFSCDICSRAFSQHSSLKTHQAVHTGEKPFACNTCDKRFSNMGNLTRHRRVHTGEKPYICDVCGRRFNQSNSLKAHEQVHTGHKKFMCDRCGKSFGYRRNLKNHKCFYY; encoded by the exons ATGGTGAACTTTGAGGCGCAAGCGACATCCATTTTGGAACAAATGGCCAACAGGGCTGTGATCGAAATGAGCAAAGTTGTCTCCGACACGACACAAGAAATCTCGCTGGACGAGGACGACAACTCTCCACTTTCATCGACGGATAAC GTGGTCTGTCATGTCAGCACCTTCATGACGTTGCTGGCTCAAGAGGCGGCCGAGAACATCTGCCAGCTTTTCCACGAATGTTCATCTCTGCTACGCTTGCAA TTGACGCAGGGGGAAGCGGAGCTGGAGGACCTGAAGAAGAGGCTTGACGTGGCAGAAACGGCGGTAAATATGGTGTTGACAAGTGCTCACACTGTGATAGCAGAAGAGGCAGTGTTTGAGCAGGAAGTGGGCAGAGGAGTATGTACATTGGAAGGAGAGGAGCCCTCCGGGGGGAAGAGTGCCTCAG CTGTGTCTGAGGACGGCAAGGTGTCAGCCATCGTTTATGTAACTCACAAG GACAACGAACATCTAGCAGTGACGCAGGACACTTTGGTTGACCAGATGTCGTGTGGGTCCGCTCAGCAGGGAGGCAACTTGGACCCGGATGATCCAGACTATCAG GAGCAGGAAGATGCCAGCGACACAGGCCACATGGGCCGGGCCAGACATGGTGTCCGAGCCGGCAAGCAGTGTGGCAAGAACTCCAGCAAACGGCTGCAGCCCAGAGTCCACCAGGCAGCGTGCCAACGCGACAACTTCTCGTGCTCGGTGTGCGGACACACCTTCACCCTCCGCCGCAGCCTCAACGTGCACATGCGTCAACACACGG GAGAGCGTGCTCACACGTGTGACATGTGCGGTAAGGGCTTCACGCTCAGGCAGATCCTTCTTGACCACCAGCGCATGCATAATGAGGAGCGACCCTTCAAGTGCACACAGTGTGACAAGAGCTTCTACCGAGCACACGGGCTGAAGATGCACCAGCGCTTGCATGCCGTCCGCCGCGTCCGCACTGTTGAGCGTGTCCACCGCTGCCCCTTTTGCGAGAAGACCTTCAATATCAACGGCAACCTCCGGCGCCACCTGCgcatccacacaggcgagaagCCCTTTCGGTGCGACACGTGTGGGAAGAGCTTTAACCAGGCAGTCACGCTCAAGGGCCACCAAAGGATCCACACGGGGGAGCGGCCATACGCCTGCATTGCCTGCGGGAAGACCTTCATCCAGAAGAGCACCCTGGAGATGCACACAGATGCTGCCTCGCTGGCGTGCGTGGTCTGCGGCGCCACGGCAGACTGCGTAGAGGCAATGCGCAGCCACCTACAAATGCATGCCGACGCTGTGCCGTGCGCCTGCCTGCTGTGCGCCCATTGGCTGTCAACAGTGACAGAATTGCGCTCACACCAGCAGCACCACCATACGGCGGGCGGTGCGCACGACTGCACCATCTGCGGAAAGACATTCAAGTCAACCAGCTACCTAAAAATACACCTCAAGGTGCACAGCGGAATCAAGCCCTTTTCCTGCGACATCTGCTCCCGCGCTTTCTCGCAGCACAGCAGCCTCAAGACGCACCag GCGGtgcacacgggcgagaagccaTTCGCCTGCAACACGTGCGACAAGCGCTTCAGCAACATGGGCAATCTGACCCGCCACCGCCGCGTCCACACTGGCGAGAAGCCGTACATCTGCGATGTGTGCGGTCGCCGCTTCAACCAGAGCAACAGCCTCAAAGCCCACGAGCAGGTCCACACTGGCCACAAGAAGTTCATGTGCGACCGTTGCGGCAAGAGCTTTGGCTACAGGAGGAACCTCAAGAACCACAAGTGTTTCTACTACTGA